The Thermanaerothrix sp. genome window below encodes:
- the mnmE gene encoding tRNA uridine-5-carboxymethylaminomethyl(34) synthesis GTPase MnmE — protein sequence MTHTPHEDVIAAVSTPWGEGGIGVIRLSGRGSAQVVDKVFRGRSPLCSTPPWTMRHGHLVSEGGVLDEVLAVRFEAPRSYTGEDAAEVHCHGGMMVVQRCLSALIAAGARLAEPGEFTRRAVQNGRMDLTAASGVLGMIRGYSDEALRAASRSLTGATRREMDELLSRLISITSLPEAALDYPEEELPDLDVELLRTELLSLAQDLRDLALRGEAGMALSCGIRAALVGRPNVGKSSLLNRLVREAKAIVTPIPGTTRDLVEAAVIHRGVPLKLVDTAGIRDSNDPVEMLGIQRAKEAMLSSEIRILVLDGSTPPSDDDLKLLALLEKPALAALNKSDKGTLREWRELLDRMEDVPYFEISALNGDGVEELKDRVVETFLSGSSLEGAVSLFRHQVEGLKMSAMCLEEAAKASYLDAMTHLASKARLHMGSAMGRDTTEELLDSVFSNFCIGK from the coding sequence TCCGGCAGGGGGAGCGCCCAGGTGGTGGATAAGGTCTTCAGGGGGCGCTCCCCCCTCTGCTCCACCCCCCCTTGGACCATGCGGCACGGACACCTGGTATCCGAAGGAGGGGTCCTGGACGAGGTCCTGGCGGTGCGCTTCGAGGCCCCCAGGAGCTACACCGGGGAGGACGCGGCGGAGGTTCACTGCCACGGGGGCATGATGGTGGTCCAACGGTGCCTGAGCGCCCTCATAGCCGCCGGGGCAAGGCTCGCGGAGCCGGGGGAGTTCACCAGACGGGCGGTCCAAAACGGCAGGATGGACCTCACCGCCGCCAGCGGCGTGCTGGGCATGATAAGGGGATACAGCGACGAGGCCTTAAGGGCCGCCTCAAGGTCCCTCACCGGAGCTACAAGGCGGGAGATGGATGAGCTGCTGAGCCGCCTCATATCCATAACCTCCCTTCCCGAGGCGGCATTGGACTACCCAGAGGAGGAACTGCCGGACCTGGACGTGGAACTTCTGCGGACCGAGCTCCTCAGTCTGGCCCAAGACCTCCGGGACCTGGCCTTAAGGGGGGAGGCCGGCATGGCCTTAAGCTGCGGCATACGGGCGGCCCTGGTGGGGCGACCAAACGTTGGCAAGTCCTCGCTGCTCAACAGGCTGGTGCGGGAAGCCAAGGCCATCGTAACCCCCATACCGGGCACCACAAGGGACCTGGTGGAGGCGGCGGTGATCCACCGGGGGGTCCCCCTCAAACTGGTGGACACCGCAGGCATAAGGGACTCCAACGACCCGGTGGAGATGTTGGGGATCCAAAGGGCCAAGGAAGCCATGCTGTCCTCAGAGATCAGAATACTAGTGCTTGACGGGTCAACCCCCCCCTCCGACGACGACCTTAAGCTGTTGGCCTTACTGGAGAAACCCGCCCTGGCGGCGCTCAACAAAAGCGATAAAGGCACCCTGCGGGAGTGGCGGGAGCTGCTGGACCGCATGGAAGACGTGCCCTACTTCGAAATATCCGCCCTCAACGGCGACGGGGTGGAGGAGCTGAAGGACCGAGTGGTGGAGACCTTCCTCTCCGGAAGCTCCCTGGAGGGGGCGGTGAGCCTCTTCCGGCATCAGGTGGAGGGCCTCAAGATGTCGGCTATGTGCCTTGAAGAGGCCGCCAAGGCCTCCTACCTGGACGCCATGACGCACCTGGCCTCAAAGGCAAGGCTCCACATGGGGTCCGCCATGGGAAGGGACACCACCGAGGAACTGCTGGACAGCGTGTTCTCCAACTTCTGCATAGGCAAGTGA